A genomic window from Yarrowia lipolytica chromosome 1D, complete sequence includes:
- a CDS encoding uncharacterized protein (Compare to YALI0D13486g, similar to Saccharomyces cerevisiae YDR161W; ancestral locus Anc_8.343, similar to DEHA0E17215g Debaryomyces hansenii) — MVPHNYTSTMDYGKIQEYMATSQPLMAIEKLQKHLSTAPDDLLALQLLGEALLEIGEPEQAYNHIKMAADADPDGSKGGYEKFLWLGQLVGGRQGIEWYNKGIEGLKQDIANDEHKLGSGSLDQDSDHTKQALAYKKRKLCETLCGIVEIWMTDLCMEEEAETQCVNLMEEAIKTDNEHAESWAVVASVRISQQKNEEAKEALAKAWEIFAVDQEPSLPSIMQLTKMLIEMGMLEQALEASVRIHDLNDEEIEGFYLAGLASFTAWEQDKEDLTHAVAAASAFQRASKLYEKQTKQFGEASCDPEVVQHIQEMYAKLPSDLEIEEDKKEEYDDSWEKEIVYEE; from the coding sequence ATGGTCCCCCATAACTACACATCTACAATGGACTACGGCAAGATTCAGGAGTACATGGCGACGAGCCAGCCTCTCATGGCGATCGAGAAGCTGCAAAAACACCTGTCCACGGCCCCAGACGATCTTTTGGCGCTCCAATTACTAGGAGAAGCTCTACTGGAAATCGGAGAGCCCGAGCAGGCGTACAATCACATCAAAATGGCGGCCGACGCGGATCCAGACGGATCCAAGGGCGGCTACGAGAAGTTTCTGTGGCTGGGCCAGCTGGTCGGAGGCAGACAGGGCATTGAGTGGTACAACAAGGGAATTGAGGGCCTCAAACAGGACATTGCTAACGACGAGCACAAGCTGGGTTCGGGGTCGCTGGACCAGGACTCCGACCACACCAAGCAGGCACTCGCAtacaagaagcgaaagctGTGCGAAACGCTGTGTGGAATTGTCGAAATCTGGATGACCGACCTGTGCatggaggaagaggccgAGACCCAATGTGTCAACCTGATGGAGGAAGCTATCAAGACCGATAATGAGCATGCCGAGAGCTGGGCCGTGGTGGCCAGCGTGCGAATCAGTCAGCAGAAGAatgaggaggccaaggaggctcttGCCAAGGCATGGGAGATTTTTGCCGTGGACCAGGAGCCTTCTCTTCCCTCCATCATGCAACTGACTAAGATGCTCATTGAGATGGGCATGCTTGagcaggctctggaggcgtCGGTTCGAATCCACGATCTCAATgatgaggagattgagggtTTCTATCTGGCTGGCCTGGCCTCTTTCACGGCCTGGGagcaggacaaggaggacctTACACACGCTGTAGCCGCAGCTTCTGCCTTCCAGCGAGCCTCCAAGCTGTACGAGAAGCAAACCAAGCAATTTGGCGAGGCTTCTTGCGACCCAGAGGTGGTGCAGCACATTCAGGAGATGTACGCCAAGCTGCCCTCCGAtctggagattgaggaggacaagaaggaggagtatGACGATTCTTGGGAAAAGGAAATTGTTTACGAGGAGTAA
- a CDS encoding uncharacterized protein (Compare to YALI0D13464g, similar to uniprot|Q04500 Saccharomyces cerevisiae YML093w, similar to Saccharomyces cerevisiae UTP14 (YML093W); ancestral locus Anc_8.872): MGKRSKSSRSGRTTTAGKVFSSKRATSYKNETEPSKPVPKSRGKHALLNAFEIAEAEERKKARKNGEEYSDDSEDHDIDDVYDDGIVRFNKDGTRKVYQPGDEEEEEDDSEIDSDEAFGSDDGDEEILDSFGVKSKAKAKFKAMEDEYDSVDEEEFVDLSEAWDLDDRQQENLKKKSGEKAAQKEDAKKSSKTKATTSFNLQEEEDDESHGDDESEEGGSEQEQDADSEDVSDGEEIDSDNDDDSDDGDDDSDEEDSDGSVFSDIDTEFDEEKADKLRSLISNMYENDEDAEYEKRRRYENNNQEENEFGVTVSKKNNDGKLSLSDLTSGVDKKAAASLSLLGKPDGKSKNKPQHVAVPLSKRLQDKVERKAALDLTREELTKFDDLIAQDEDAEHLVFPRLPVYDSDEEAKQLPNTGISALAPESAMEKKIAGILKTSALADESQAQKFEELATKNMSMEELAARRNELRRMRELMFREEQKARRIKKIKSKTYRKIHKRERERLRDAMMSDEESDQEDHDIKRAQERMSLKHKNQGKWAKRMVSQGLTKDAETRGEMEEMLRRGESLRKKMSARDDNDGDEQIDSNLGDDQFLSQNRDALVDPDEPAEGANLGKGLLGMKFMREAEARQKTENQQRIQELDRAKANWELGQSDDEDEGRVDTANEILNQGRRKYAPGTKRSIADVLAVKIDSERKADLQSDDDEDDNDDRDNDNVTTVVKSDKKKEGGAQDDDSDSDDDASNPWFTETNIHKSNKVKPVMEAEASARDRLAHKVAKHQSRVVESAKSKKARKQDNILIDTSDTLDLVTQDREADTDKGISFKQDMIKRAFAGDDIVEEEFMAEKRQRIADEGDQEIDMTLPGWGGWGGEGMKAPKKRFVKKIQGVAVEKRQDRDLKNVIISEKSDKKSDKYQVKSVPYPFESVEQYEAYLKMPMGQQWTTETTHQKLIKPRVIVKPGAIINPLDAPQK; this comes from the coding sequence ATGGGAAAACGAAGCAAAAGCAGCCGGTCCGGGCGAACCACGACCGCCGGCAAGGTGTTTTCGTCCAAGCGAGCCACGTCGTACAAAAACGAAACCGAGCCCTCCAAGCCCGTACCCAAGTCTCGAGGCAAGCATGCTCTGTTGAACGCCTTTGAAATcgccgaggctgaggagcgaaagaaggCCCGTAAGAACGGGGAGGAGTACTCCGACGACTCCGAGGATCACGACATTGACGATGTTTACGATGACGGTATTGTTCGGTTCAACAAGGACGGAACTAGAAAGGTGTATCAGCCTGgcgatgaggaggaggaggaagacgactCGGAAATCGACTCTGACGAGGCGTTTGGCTCTGACGACggcgacgaggagattctggacTCTTTCGGCGTCAAgtccaaggccaaggccaagttcaaggccatggaggacgagtacgactctgtggacgaggaggagtttgtggaTCTTTCCGAGGCCTGGGATCTGGACGATCGTCAGCAGgagaacctcaagaagaagagcggTGAGAAGGCTGCCCAAAAGGAGGATGCAAAGAAGAGCTCAAAGACCAAGGCTACCACTTCTTTCAATCttcaggaggaggaggatgacgagtcacatggagatgatgagtCTGAGGAGGGAGGATCTGAGCAGGAACAGGATGCGGATTCCGAGGACGTTTCTGACGGAGAGGAGATCGACTCTGATAACGACGACGATTCTGATGACGGTGACGACGACtctgatgaggaggactcGGACGGATCTGTCTTTTCCGATATCGATACCGAGTTTgatgaggagaaggccgacAAGCTTCGATCTCTCATTTCCAACATGTACGAGAACGACGAGGATGCTGAGTACGAGAAACGACGACGATACGAGAACAACAACCAAGAGGAAAATGAGTTTGGCGTGACAGTGTCGAAAAAGAACAATGATGGCAAGCTGTCTCTTTCGGACCTGACTTCAGGtgtggacaagaaggcAGCTGCTAgtctgtctcttcttgGCAAGCCCGACGGCAAGTCCAAAAACAAGCCCCAACATGTGGCTGTGCCTCTCAGTAAACGTCTCCAGGACAAGGTGGAACGTAAGGCAGCTCTTGATCTGACGCGAGAGGAGCTGACCAAGTTCGACGACCTGATTGCCCAGGACGAGGATGCTGAGCATCTGGTTTTCCCCCGTCTTCCCGTCTACGACTCTGATGAGGaggccaagcagctgcCCAACACCGGTATTTCTGCGCTGGCCCCCGAGAGTGCtatggagaagaagattgcCGGTATCCTCAAGACTTCTGCTCTTGCCGACGAGTCGCAGGCACAAAAgtttgaggagctggccaCCAAAAACATGTCTATGGAGGAGCTAGCTGCCCGACGAAACGAGCTTCGACGAATGCGAGAGCTAATGTTCCGAGAGGAGCAAAAGGCGCGGCGaatcaagaagatcaagtCCAAAACGTACCGAAAGATCCACAAGCGAGAGCGAGAACGGCTCCGAGACGCCATGATGTCCGACGAGGAGAGTGACCAGGAGGACCACGACATCAAGCGAGCTCAGGAGCGAATGTCGCTCAAGCACAAGAACCAGGGCAAGTGGGCCAAGCGAATGGTATCGCAGGGTCTGACCAAGGATGCCGAGACTCGaggagagatggaggagatgctTCGACGAGGTGAAAGTCTGCGAAAGAAGATGTCTGCTCGGGACGACAACGATGGCGACGAGCAGATTGACTCTAATCTGGGCGACGACCAGTTTCTGTCCCAGAACAGAGACGCTCTGGTTGATCCTGATGAGCCTGCTGAGGGAGCTAATCTGGGCAAGGGTCTGCTTGGCATGAAGTTCATGCGAGAGGCTGAGGCTCGTCAGAAGACGGAGAACCAGCAGCGAATCCAGGAGCTCGATCGAGCCAAGGCCAACTGGGAACTTGGGCAGagtgacgacgaggacgaagGTCGAGTTGACACTGCcaacgagattctcaaccagGGTCGACGAAAGTACGCGCCCGGAACCAAACGGTCTATTGCCGATGTGCTTGCTGTCAAGATTGACTCTGAGCGAAAGGCTGATCTTCAgtctgatgatgatgaggatgatAATGACGACAGAGATAACGACAACGTGACTACTGTGGTCAAGAgcgacaaaaagaaggaaggAGGTGCACAGGACGACGATTCTGATTCAGATGACGACGCCTCCAACCCCTGGTTCACCGAAACCAACATCCACAAGAGCAACAAGGTCAAGCCTGTGATGGAGGCTGAGGCTTCTGCACGAGACCGGCTGGCCCACAAGGTGGCCAAGCATCAGAGCCgggtggtggagagtgCGAAGAGCAAAAAGGCCCGCAAGCAAGATAACATTCTCATTGACACTTCCGATACTCTTGATCTCGTGACTCAGGATCGAGAGGCCGACACTGACAAGGGTATCTCTTTCAAGCAGGATATGATCAAGCGGGCCTTTGCAGGAGACGATATCGTCGAGGAAGAGTTCATGGCCGAAAAGAGACAGCGAATCGCCGACGAAGGAGATCAGGAAATCGACATGACCCTGCCCGGGTGGGGAGGCTGGGGAGGAGAGGGCATGAAGGCGCCCAAGAAGCGGTTTgtcaagaagatccaggGTGTGGCCGTCGAGAAGCGTCAGGATCGAGATCTCAAGAACGTGATCATTTCGGAAAAGTCGGACAAAAAGTCGGACAAGTACCAGGTCAAGTCGGTCCCCTATCCCTTCGAGTCTGTCGAGCAGTACGAGGCCTACCTCAAGATGCCCATGGGCCAGCAGTGGACCACGGAGACTACCCACCAGAAGCTCATCAAGCCCCGAGTCATTGTCAAGCCCGGAGCTATCATCAACCCTCTGGATGCTCCTCAAAAGTAG
- a CDS encoding uncharacterized protein (Compare to YALI0D13508g, similar to Saccharomyces cerevisiae GIR2 (YDR152W); ancestral locus Anc_8.334, similar to uniprot|Q03768 Saccharomyces cerevisiae YDR152w) — translation MDPLEEQQQELEVLQSIYPEEITVLDPSTYTIDIGLDVQPKGQCVELHVKYPKDYPEVVPVIRIVRGQAAEEDYDSDEEEVEETLDYEGEPVFLDAEDYAELTSKMQEVAEENVGMASVFAIASSLKDEAEELHASKVRSNEQKLEQARKAVEDEEQKKFVGTPVTPESFAEWRKGFRAEMGLDNIEAEKVKARGGKMTGKEIFEKGLGGEEEEEDMAGLALE, via the coding sequence ATGGACCCCCTCGAAgaacagcaacaagaaCTCGAGGTTCTGCAGAGCATCTATCCCGAGGAAATCACAGTCCTCGATCCAAGCACATACACCATCGACATTGGGCTAGACGTCCAGCCCAAGGGCCAGTGTGTCGAACTGCATGTCAAATACCCCAAGGACTACCCCGAGGTGGTTCCTGTGATCCGGATTGTGCGTGGCCAGGcggccgaggaggactaTGACTcggatgaggaggaggtggaagagacTCTTGACTACGAGGGAGAGCCTGTGTTTCTGGATGCAGAGGACTACGCTGAGCTGACCTCCAAGATGCaggaggtggccgaggaaAACGTGGGAATGGCATCCGTGTTTGCTATTGCGTCGtcgctcaaggacgaggccgaggaaCTGCACGCTTCCAAGGTGCGATCTAACgagcagaagctggagcaggCCCGAAAGGccgtggaggacgaggaacAAAAGAAGTTTGTCGGCACCCCTGTTACTCCAGAGTCGTTTGCCGAGTGGAGAAAGGGGTTCCGGGCCGAGATGGGTCTGGACAACATTGAGGCGGAAAAGGTCAAggctcgaggaggaaaaatGACAGGAAAGGAGATCTTCGAGAAGGGTCTTGGAggcgaggaggaagaggaggataTGGCTGGATTGGCTCTGGAGTAG
- a CDS encoding uncharacterized protein (Compare to YALI0D13288g, no similarity possibly noncoding): MRQMTGPVCLCHGEQVGLFLKGTDLANLHITQQLDASLFLTRLEPKMPREQPPIPARDSGVSFNSNLSKQRSYAYLNPSVKTAAYTSSTASRHLSHSSLSSPSPVTPPKPAFSANETQPLLPLQNKIPLENLSEDQPLAYGQLVALLWPVYGQHSYLEARSRYLTQFNEGPRRKLECVPEEERPRKVRRTKSLWSILSQEDKWR, encoded by the coding sequence ATGAGGCAAATGACTGGTCCTGTTTGCTTGTGCCACGGCGAACAAGTCGGTCTCTTTCTGAAAGGGACGGACCTTGCCAACTTGCACATCACACAACAGTTGGACGCTTCCCTCTTTCTAACCCGTCTAGAGCCAAAAATGCCCAGAGAACAGCCTCCTATACCGGCTCGAGACAGTGGAGTGAGCTTCAACTCCAACCTTTCCAAACAGCGGTCCTACGCCTATCTCAACCCGTCGGTCAAAACCGCCGCTTACACGTCTTCCACAGCCTCCAGGCACCTTTCCCACAGCTCTCTCAGCAGCCCATCTCCGGTGACGCCTCCAAAACCAGCGTTTTCGGCCAACGAAACACAGCCCTTGCTCCCTTTACAGAACAAAATTCCGCTCGAAAACCTCTCGGAAGACCAGCCTCTCGCATACGGACAGCTTGTGGCACTTCTGTGGCCTGTTTATGGCCAACACAGCTACTTGGAGGCCCGAAGTAGGTACTTGACGCAGTTCAACGAGGGCCCTCGACGAAAACTAGAGTGTGTGCCAGAGGAAGAAAGACCGCGGAAAGTCAGGAGAACCAAGTCGTTATGGAGCATATTGTCACAAGAAGACAAGTGGAGGTAA
- a CDS encoding uncharacterized protein (Compare to YALI0D13442g, similar to |P47160 uniprot|P47160 Saccharomyces cerevisiae YJR125c ENT3 cytoskeletal adaptor P3.83.f3.1 and Schizosaccharomyces pombe Hypothetical 51.8 kDa protein), translating into MDQIRDQLSNVSLYDVKAYVRKAQNAVMNFTPIEAKVREATNNEPWGASSTAMQEIADATHNYNEFHDIMSMIYRRFTDKTSEEWRQIYKALQLLDYLVKHGSERVIDYARSHVGVIQMLKNFHFIDANGKDQGINVRNRAKELNELLKDVARIRAERKKARAQKSKTKGFGGTGNKYGGFGNDAANSVQLGGGGMGGRSRAGRFSTSGSSSGFGAYGGGRVFGDGGGFDGSEYDGPGYGNSAEASGSGEFNDNDSFEEYDAGGDAAEYESAPPPVPSKTAKSDDPFGFDSAPAAASAATGDDEDEFDDFQSATPATTAATSAAAAAAPATKPGLTNLDDLFKNIPTNTGASNGSNSNNLMGGNMNSSFTAASTTSGPNYAAFSSFQSSSGGMSSSTPALGGSGLGGASTPASASSTGLGAASKPAAAKSSGGADAFSNLWSTASTGVTKAKKNEPTTSLSSMAQKSNEEALWGAPASSSSSTPAPASKPAETGNLLDL; encoded by the coding sequence ATGGACCAGATTCGAGACCAGCTGTCCAACGTGTCCCTGTACGACGTCAAGGCGTACGTGCGCAAGGCCCAGAATGCCGTGATGAACTTCACGCCCATCGAAGCCAAGGTTCGAgaggccaccaacaacgagCCATGGGGAGCCTCCAGCACAGCCATGCAGGAGATTGCGGATGCCACCCACAACTACAACGAGTTCCACGACATCATGTCGATGATCTACCGACGGTTTACCGACAAGACGTCGGAGGAGTGGCGCCAGATCTACAAGGCTCTGCAGCTGTTGGACTACCTGGTCAAGCATGGTTCGGAGCGGGTCATTGACTACGCCCGATCCCACGTAGGAGTGATCCAGATGCTCAAGAACTTTCACTTCATCGACGCCAACGGCAAAGACCAGGGTATCAACGTGCGAAACCGGGCTaaggagctcaacgagctgctcaaggatgTTGCTCGAATCCGGGCCGAGCGAAAAAAGGCCCGAGCACAAAAAAGCAAGACCAAGGGCTTCGGCGGCACCGGCAACAAGTACGGTGGCTTTGGTAATGACGCCGCAAACTCCGTCCAGCTGGGCGGTGGCGGAATGGGAGGAAGATCGCGGGCGGGCCGGTTTTCGACCTCAGGCTCGTCGTCCGGATTTGGAGCATACGGAGGAGGCCGTGTCTTTGGCGACGGAGGAGGCTTCGATGGCTCCGAATACGACGGACCCGGGTACGGCAACAGCGCCGAGGCCAGCGGATCGGGCGAGTTCAACGACAATGATTCGTTCGAGGAGTACGATGCCGGAGGAGACGCTGCCGAGTACGAGTCTGCCCCCCCTCCCGTGCCCTCCAAGACCGCAAAGTCCGACGATCCCTTTGGATTCGactctgctcctgctgctgcttccgCTGCTactggagatgatgaggacgagtttgacgacTTCCAGTCGGCCACTCCTGCCACCACTGCTGCCACCAgcgctgctgctgctgctgctcctgccacCAAGCCCGGACTCACCAACCTCGACGATCTGTTCAAGAACATCCCCACCAACACTGGTGCGAGCAACGGAtccaacagcaacaacctCATGGGTGGCAACATGAACAGCTCCTTCACTGCTgcttccaccacctcgggTCCCAACTACGCTGCCTTTTCCTCTTTCCAGAGCAGCTCTGGCGGCATGAGCTCTTCCACCCCTGCCCTGGGCGGCTCGGGTCTCGGTGGCGCGTCCACCCCCGCATCGGCCTCTTCCACCGGCCTGGGAGCCGCCTCCAAGCCTGCAGCTGCCAAGTCATCTGGCGGAGCAGACGCCTTCTCCAACCTGTGGAGCACCGCTTCCACAGGCGTtaccaaggccaagaagaacgagcCCACAACCTCGTTGTCATCCATGGCCCAAAAGTCCAACGAGGAGGCTTTGTGGGGCGCTCCCgcttcttcgtcttcttccactcctgctcctgcttctAAGCCTGCGGAGACCGGCAACCTTTTGGATCTGTAA